The following proteins come from a genomic window of Mariniflexile sp. TRM1-10:
- a CDS encoding solute:sodium symporter family transporter encodes MGILSFAAFTLLVAVIAWWSTRKTDENSSDGYFLGGRSLTGPVIAGSLLLTNLSTEQIVGMNGVSFRDGLPIMAYEVVAAIAMVFTAFILLPKYLKGGIATIPQFLENRYGKTTKTIVSLLFLLGYAISMLPTVLYSGALAINTMFDIPEMLGTGPVTTLWITVWSIGIIGSIYAIFGGLKAVAVSDSINAVGLIVGGSLIPIFGLMYIGDGNMFTGLSTLTKALPEKFDIIGGPDSDVPFWTLFTGMIIVNFYYWGTNQAIIQRALGAKNLKEGQKGLLLAAFIKILGPFIVVLPGIIAFYIFNGDLANADEAYPMLVKAVLPVAFIGFFAAVLFGAILSSFNSALNSSVTLFGLDFYKEYINKDASERQTVKAGKIFGTVLAIFSMAIAPLLYGVQGGIFTYLQELNGTHSVPILAIILVGIFSKRVSGKAANIAILFSAITYLILLYVVRPMCIESGTYFPHFLHLMGMLFVLVVIIMYAVSKFYPRETDYDQEYTKQVDITSWEYLKPVGFAIVAMVIGLYIYLS; translated from the coding sequence ATGGGTATTTTATCTTTTGCTGCTTTTACTTTACTGGTTGCTGTTATCGCATGGTGGTCTACACGAAAAACCGATGAGAATTCATCTGATGGTTATTTCTTAGGAGGAAGAAGTCTTACGGGACCAGTTATTGCGGGGTCTTTATTATTAACCAATTTATCTACCGAGCAAATTGTAGGGATGAATGGTGTATCGTTCAGGGACGGTCTGCCAATTATGGCTTATGAAGTTGTTGCTGCTATTGCTATGGTATTTACGGCGTTTATATTGTTGCCTAAATACCTTAAAGGTGGTATTGCAACAATTCCTCAATTTCTGGAAAATCGCTATGGAAAAACAACAAAAACCATTGTTTCATTATTATTCTTATTAGGATATGCCATATCTATGTTGCCAACCGTATTGTATTCTGGAGCATTAGCGATAAATACCATGTTCGATATTCCCGAAATGTTAGGGACAGGTCCTGTAACGACACTTTGGATTACTGTTTGGTCTATTGGTATAATAGGTAGTATTTATGCCATTTTTGGAGGGTTAAAAGCTGTAGCTGTATCCGATTCCATAAATGCTGTGGGATTGATTGTAGGCGGTTCTTTAATACCAATTTTTGGTTTGATGTATATAGGAGATGGTAATATGTTTACGGGCTTAAGCACATTAACTAAAGCACTTCCAGAGAAGTTTGATATTATTGGAGGACCAGATTCCGATGTACCATTTTGGACACTTTTTACTGGGATGATTATCGTGAACTTTTATTATTGGGGAACCAATCAAGCTATTATTCAAAGAGCCTTAGGTGCTAAAAACTTAAAGGAAGGTCAAAAAGGTCTTTTATTGGCAGCATTCATTAAAATATTAGGGCCTTTTATCGTGGTATTACCTGGTATCATTGCATTTTATATTTTCAATGGCGATTTGGCAAATGCCGATGAGGCTTATCCAATGCTTGTAAAAGCGGTGTTGCCAGTAGCGTTTATCGGGTTCTTTGCAGCAGTACTTTTCGGCGCTATTTTAAGTTCGTTTAACAGTGCTTTAAATAGTTCGGTAACCTTATTTGGTTTGGATTTTTATAAAGAATACATCAATAAAGACGCTTCAGAAAGACAAACTGTAAAAGCAGGTAAAATTTTCGGAACTGTTTTAGCTATATTTTCTATGGCAATAGCACCGTTGTTATATGGTGTTCAAGGTGGTATCTTTACCTATTTACAAGAGCTAAACGGTACGCACAGTGTGCCTATTTTAGCTATTATATTAGTTGGTATCTTCTCCAAACGCGTGTCAGGAAAAGCAGCAAACATTGCTATTTTGTTTAGCGCCATTACGTATTTAATCTTATTATATGTTGTGAGACCAATGTGCATAGAATCGGGTACGTATTTCCCGCACTTCTTACATTTAATGGGAATGCTTTTTGTTCTTGTTGTAATCATCATGTATGCTGTAAGTAAATTTTATCCAAGAGAAACAGATTATGACCAAGAATATACCAAGCAAGTCGATATCACTTCTTGGGAATATTTAAAACCTGTAGGTTTTGCTATTGTGGCCATGGTTATAGGACTTTATATTTATTTATCATAA
- a CDS encoding L-ribulose-5-phosphate 4-epimerase has product MMSTYKSLKEEAFEANMQLPELGLVLFTFGNASAVDRSKGVFAIKPSGVPYVDLKPEDMVICDFDAKIVEGNMRPSSDTKTHAVLYKEWEKIGGVVHTHSTYGTAWAQAVKDIPIFGTTHADHLISNIPCAPPMKDDYIAGDYEHMTGYQIIDCIKERGLDYNEVGMILVGNHAPFTWGSTVSKAVYNSAVCEEVARMAYLTLQINPNAAILKDALKKKHYDRKHGKDAYYGQGC; this is encoded by the coding sequence ATCATGAGTACATATAAATCATTAAAAGAAGAAGCTTTCGAAGCCAATATGCAGCTTCCAGAATTAGGTTTGGTCCTGTTTACATTTGGAAATGCAAGTGCCGTAGATAGAAGTAAAGGCGTATTTGCCATAAAACCAAGTGGCGTGCCTTATGTGGATTTGAAACCAGAAGATATGGTCATTTGCGATTTTGATGCTAAAATAGTTGAAGGCAATATGCGTCCATCGTCCGACACAAAAACCCATGCCGTTTTATACAAAGAATGGGAAAAAATCGGAGGTGTTGTACATACACATTCAACTTACGGAACTGCATGGGCACAGGCTGTAAAGGATATCCCAATTTTTGGCACTACACACGCCGATCATTTAATTTCTAATATTCCTTGTGCACCACCAATGAAAGATGATTATATTGCGGGCGATTATGAGCATATGACGGGGTATCAAATTATTGATTGCATCAAGGAACGTGGGTTGGATTATAATGAAGTAGGTATGATTCTCGTTGGTAACCATGCGCCATTTACCTGGGGTTCAACCGTTTCCAAAGCTGTTTATAATAGTGCTGTCTGTGAAGAAGTTGCTAGAATGGCTTATTTAACTTTGCAAATTAATCCGAATGCAGCTATTTTAAAAGATGCATTAAAAAAGAAACATTACGACCGTAAACATGGCAAAGATGCTTATTACGGACAAGGTTGTTAA
- a CDS encoding ribulokinase has protein sequence MSNEKYTIGMDFGSDSVRALIVNTATGEEMATAVHYYARWKQGKYCEPSKNKFRQHPLDYVEGIESTIKSVVSQVSDEVVKNIVGIGVDTTGSTPVAVDKTGTPLALLKGFEENPNAMFVLWKDHTGIKEADEINALCKKWDIDYSQYEGGIYSSEWFWSKILHVSRADKSVLDNAYSWVEHCDWVPFLLTGGNDVNQMKRSRCAAGHKALWHESFGGLPPNDFFVALDPVLDGLTERLYKETHTSNISAGTLSQEWAERLGLSTSVVVAVGAFDCHMGAVGVNIEPYFLTKVMGTSTCDILVTPLQENEHLVKGICGQVDGSVIPNMLGLEAGQSAFGDIYAWYERLISWPIIELIGNSNLINEDVKAKLLEESIANILPKLSEAAAKEPIGASGELALDWMNGRRTPDANQNLKGVISGINLGSTSPKVFRALVEASCFGAKKIADRFISEGIPVKGVIALGGIAKKSSLVMQIMADVLNAPIKVAKSEQACALGASIFGAVAAGIHQDTETAMDAMASPFEKVYEPIKENAEAYKEVYNNYSELCMAMENHIMKNR, from the coding sequence ATGAGTAACGAAAAATACACTATAGGAATGGATTTTGGTTCCGATTCTGTTAGGGCATTAATAGTAAATACGGCAACGGGAGAAGAAATGGCCACAGCTGTTCATTATTATGCCCGTTGGAAACAAGGCAAATATTGCGAGCCTTCAAAAAATAAATTCAGGCAACATCCTTTAGATTATGTTGAGGGTATTGAGAGCACTATTAAATCGGTAGTTTCCCAAGTAAGTGATGAGGTTGTGAAAAACATTGTAGGCATTGGTGTCGACACAACAGGTTCCACACCAGTAGCAGTTGATAAAACAGGAACACCATTGGCGTTGCTAAAAGGTTTTGAAGAAAATCCAAATGCGATGTTTGTACTTTGGAAAGACCATACAGGTATTAAAGAAGCCGATGAGATAAATGCCTTATGTAAGAAATGGGACATCGATTATTCCCAATACGAAGGTGGTATTTATTCTTCGGAATGGTTTTGGTCAAAAATCCTTCATGTTTCAAGAGCAGATAAAAGCGTTTTAGATAATGCGTATTCATGGGTTGAACATTGTGATTGGGTGCCGTTTCTATTAACAGGTGGAAATGACGTCAATCAAATGAAACGTAGCCGTTGTGCTGCGGGTCATAAAGCCTTATGGCACGAGTCGTTTGGCGGATTACCTCCTAACGATTTTTTTGTGGCTTTAGATCCTGTTTTGGATGGATTAACAGAAAGACTATATAAAGAAACCCACACATCAAATATATCAGCAGGAACATTATCTCAAGAATGGGCAGAACGCCTAGGGTTATCAACTTCGGTTGTAGTGGCCGTAGGTGCTTTCGATTGTCACATGGGTGCAGTTGGTGTAAATATAGAGCCTTACTTTTTAACCAAAGTTATGGGAACTTCTACCTGCGATATTTTGGTAACACCATTACAAGAAAATGAACATTTAGTTAAAGGTATTTGCGGGCAAGTAGATGGGTCGGTAATTCCCAATATGTTAGGCTTAGAAGCTGGACAATCGGCTTTTGGTGATATTTATGCCTGGTACGAACGTTTGATTTCATGGCCTATTATAGAGCTTATTGGAAATTCAAATTTAATTAATGAAGATGTTAAAGCGAAACTGCTTGAAGAATCCATAGCGAACATCCTACCAAAACTAAGTGAAGCAGCGGCTAAAGAACCAATCGGTGCTTCGGGTGAATTAGCTTTGGATTGGATGAATGGTAGAAGAACGCCCGATGCCAATCAAAATTTAAAAGGAGTGATTTCTGGAATCAATTTAGGAAGCACGTCGCCTAAAGTATTTAGAGCATTAGTTGAAGCATCATGTTTCGGAGCTAAAAAAATTGCTGACAGATTTATTAGTGAAGGCATTCCCGTAAAAGGTGTTATCGCTTTAGGGGGCATTGCAAAAAAATCATCATTGGTAATGCAAATTATGGCAGATGTTTTAAATGCACCAATTAAAGTAGCCAAATCTGAGCAAGCATGTGCTTTAGGAGCCTCTATATTTGGAGCTGTGGCGGCAGGAATTCATCAAGACACCGAAACGGCAATGGATGCGATGGCAAGTCCTTTTGAAAAAGTCTATGAGCCAATAAAAGAAAATGCCGAAGCTTACAAAGAAGTCTATAATAACTATAGCGAGCTATGTATGGCTATGGAAAATCATATTATGAAAAACAGGTAA
- a CDS encoding NUDIX hydrolase, whose amino-acid sequence MTVYNKEYRELQQIKLAVDCIIFGFNDNKLELLLIHRGFEPEKGKWSLIGGFVGENEDLDKAANRVLYKLSGLEDIYMEQVKAFGKAGRDSSGHVVSITYSAMILKSEYNEEQISKYNAKWFPIEELPELVFDHKEMVESAIRRLRRRVRNFPIAFNLLPAKFTLPQLQMLYEGILNETLDKRNFRRKVSQMNYLVRLNEKDMSESRKGAYFYTFDEALYQTEQNFNL is encoded by the coding sequence ATGACTGTTTATAATAAAGAATACCGAGAATTGCAACAGATAAAATTAGCTGTTGATTGTATTATTTTCGGGTTTAATGATAATAAATTAGAACTGTTATTAATTCATAGAGGTTTTGAGCCCGAAAAGGGTAAATGGTCCTTAATTGGTGGTTTTGTTGGAGAAAATGAAGACTTAGACAAAGCCGCCAATCGAGTTCTGTATAAACTATCCGGTTTAGAAGATATTTATATGGAACAAGTAAAAGCTTTTGGCAAAGCAGGTAGGGATTCTTCAGGACATGTGGTTTCTATTACGTATAGTGCCATGATTTTAAAATCGGAGTATAACGAAGAACAGATTAGCAAATATAATGCGAAGTGGTTTCCTATTGAAGAGTTGCCTGAATTGGTTTTTGATCATAAAGAGATGGTAGAATCTGCCATAAGAAGATTAAGGCGTCGCGTTAGAAATTTTCCGATAGCTTTTAATTTGTTGCCAGCTAAGTTTACGCTGCCCCAGTTACAAATGCTTTACGAAGGCATTTTAAACGAAACGCTCGATAAACGAAATTTTAGACGCAAAGTGTCGCAAATGAATTATTTGGTTCGATTGAATGAAAAAGATATGTCCGAATCTAGAAAAGGGGCCTATTTTTACACATTCGACGAAGCTCTGTACCAAACAGAACAGAATTTTAATCTTTAA